The following proteins come from a genomic window of Crassostrea angulata isolate pt1a10 chromosome 1, ASM2561291v2, whole genome shotgun sequence:
- the LOC128168120 gene encoding eukaryotic translation initiation factor 3 subunit M-like, translating into MSTPVFIDLPIPEQAQELRIYLKSLSADISEEKAEAGILTDLRHIIEASTICWNSKDVNENDVEMVFNSVISLILVLPPEEMLEPVTHFCEKVVKCPQGDRRGSLRLKLLSNLFYGLDERSPLRADLYVSMVKLAQQADLVPQLAINIEQVKKWVSQWDISTTKLQNLLRSVHDALVEGGMSDKATKVMIDLLGTYTEDNASQARDDAHRCIVTHLGDPNTFLMDHLLLLKPVKFLEGELIHELLTIFVSGKISQYQQYYKNNTDFVKSLGLSHEQNLRKMRFLSFVQLAEDKKEIDYAVIQKEMQLEEAEIEDFIIDVLRTKSVRAKIDQLQKKVMIMSTIHRTFGRQQWQILRQTLTQWRENLGQVQTSLQQLDLMQTQTPA; encoded by the exons ATGAGTACGCCGGTGTTCATAGATTTGCCTATTCCCGAACAG GCACAAGAACTAAGAATATACCTCAAATCACTGAGTGCAGACATTTCAGAAGAAAAAGCTGAAGCAGGCATTCTTACAGATTTACGACACATCATTGAAGCAAGCACGATATGCTGGAATTCTAAAGATGTCAATGAAAATG acGTTGAGATGGTATTCAATAGTGTCATTTCCCTCATCCTGGTCCTGCCACCCGAGGAAATGCTGGAACCTGTCACACATTTCTGTGAGAAAGTCGTCAAGTGTCCACAGGGGGACCGCAGAGGTTCTCTCCGTCTAAAGCT TTTATCTAATTTATTCTATGGACTGGATGAGAGGTCTCCATTAAGGGCTGACTTGTATGTGTCTATGGTCAAACTGGCACAGCAGGCTGATCTGGTCCCCCAGCTAGCCATTAACATAGAACAG GTGAAGAAATGGGTGTCACAGTGGGATATTAGCACCACCAAACTACAGAATCTCCTCAGATCTGTGCATGATGCCCTGGTTGAGGGGGGAATGAG TGATAAAGCCACAAAAGTGATGATAGATCTGCTAGGTACATACACAGAAGACAACGCCTCACAGGCCAGAGATGATGCCCACAG GTGTATAGTGACACATTTAGGAGATCCTAACACATTCTTGATGGACCATCTTTTATTGCTAAAACCGGTCAAATTTCTGGAAGGAGAATTAATTCATGAA ttactGACAATTTTTGTGTCTGGGAAGATTTCACAGTATCAACAATACTATAAGAATAACACAGACTTTGTTAAATCCTTAG GTTTGTCCCATGAGCAGAATTTACGCAAGATGCGGTTCCTGTCATTTGTCCAGCTAGCCGAGGACAAGAAAGAAATAGATTACGCTGTCATTCAAAAGGAAATGCAGCTCGAAGAGGCTGAGATTGAGGACTTCATCATTGATG TGCTCAGAACTAAATCAGTGAGAGCCAAGATTGACCAGCTTCAGAAGAAGGTGATGATTATGTCCACCATTCACCGGACGTTCGGCCGACAGCAGTGGCAGATTCTGCGACAGACGCTGACACAGTGGCGCGAAAATCTCGGCCAAGTACAGACTAGTCTTCAGCAGCTCGACTTGATGCAGACCCAAACACCAGCATAG